In Gadus macrocephalus chromosome 11, ASM3116895v1, a single genomic region encodes these proteins:
- the bmp2k gene encoding BMP-2-inducible protein kinase isoform X8, which yields MYVNNVPDLNIYKREITIMKELSGHKNIVRYLDSSINSVSDTVWELLILMEYCKAGQVVKQMNQRLTAGFSEVEVLHMFGDTCEAVARLHQCKTPIIHRDLKVENLLLSDMGNYVLCDFGSSTHKVLLPQRDGVAAVEDEIKKYTTLSYRAPEMINLYAGKPITTKADIWALGCLLYKLCFFSLPFGESQVAICDGSFVIPDNSRFSTQLHSLIRYMLEPDQEKRPDIYQVSYFAFKLSGKDCPVPNLFSSTLPSSLPEPLTAGEVAARRSQSKARISDAVGPTETSIAPRQRPKATTNNNIRPLSTTAMPGKVAAPSLPVSNGHKARTPDSSLPALQNQLQVQTQNQVQPQPGTQQHRVLQQLQPGDLRLQQLQQQLQPHQQQPHQQQPHQQQPHHRQQHQHQPDPHQQHQPQPHHQPYQQPHHQHQPVMQQQQQQQQQQQQQQQQQQQQQQQGNAQQLQYIQYQQALLQQQHHMMYQQPAYQQQVAQAQAQAQAQAQAQAQAQAQAQAQAQAQAQAQAQYASMFYQYQQAFLQQQQLHHHHHHHPQHLPYHTTPLDTYPPPITTGRPLGGTSTNPRNPVIGTGGITPPSQGVTPPSQGMGQLSHGVTPPCHTVSSSPQSSMAPPPPDMSGWNPFGEDNFSKLTEEELLDREFDLLRAKNPVARVSSVEVDRPTGGAKLSPPEDVFGSVLFVAPARDPPGEDLAIDAPSPPPTEEVPPAMKEQEASERRSGEESDSDCESDPPSSKSSEEVEVEEEAEGLSEEEEQQEELLGQRPLLMDSEEEPYEGEKPRGSVDVFGAAPFPPAPCGLGADDLDVFTRAPFSRNVSRSSPPTSPGAPPTPSESLPASHEAPPFSVEASPTPSEVPPTLYEALPASCEAPPMPPEIVDMFGFSPFTPGGPSSTRDMEEAQQGVTRLSWRQRKTKQEAGVGKRHRRTTKPPSLRTPERSRRLRRGGGGGCTQLLGSSHSKENIAVTMATKAEKGNMEESALLDPFGARPFHTQTPWTSPGAPGGPRSPEGSGYPEDGEGMDDFGATSLRDGMNDFGAPRYREGMDDFGAPREGMDDYGATRQREGMDDFGAPKQREGMDDFGAPKQREGMDDFGAPRQREGMDDFGAPRQREGMDDFGAPRQREGMDDFGAPRQMEGMDDFGAPRQREGMDDFGAPRQMEGMDDFGAPRQREGMDDLGAPREGMDDLGATRQREGMDDFGASREGMDDFGAVPFTELVDGPQQGDLDPFGAAPFPSKP from the exons GTGGAGAACCTGTTGTTAAGTGACATGGGGAACTATGTTCTGTGTGACTTTGGCAGCTCAACCCACAAGGTGCTGCTGCCCCAGAGGGATGGCGTCGCCGCGGTGGAGGACGAGATCAAGAA GTATACCACTCTGTCCTACCGAGCTCCAGAGATGATCAACCTGTATGCAGGGAAACCCATCACAACTAAGGCTGATATATGG GCTCTGGGCTGCTTGTTGTACAAGCTGTGTTTCTTCTCTCTGCCCTTCGGAGAGAGTCAAGTCGCCATCTGTGATGGATCCTTTGTCATTCCAGACAACTCCCGCTTCTCCACCCAGCTGCACTCTTTAATCA gataCATGCTCGAGCCAGATCAGGAGAAGAGACCAGATATCTACCAGGTGTCTTACTTTGCCTTCAAGCTTTCGGGGAAAGATTGCCCCGTACCAAATCTATTC agctctacccttccctcctccctcccagagCCTCTGACAGCAGGTGAAGTTGCAGCGAGGAGGAGCCAATCCAAGGCCAG AATCTCTGACGCGGTGGGCCCGACGGAGACCTCCATTGCTCCCCGCCAGCGACCCAaagccaccaccaacaacaacatccGGCCACTGTCCACCACCGCCATGCCGGGCAAGGTCGCCGCTCCCTCATTGCCAGTTAGCAATGGTCATAAAG CTCGAACACCTGACTCCAGTCTGCCAGCCTTGCAGAACCAACTCCAGGTCCAGACTCAAAACCAGGTCCAACCCCAGCCTGGCACTCAGCAGCATCGTGTCCTTCAACAACTCCAACCTGGGGACCTCCGActccagcagctgcagcagcagctgcagccccatCAACAGCAGCCCCATCAACAGCAGCCCCATCAACAGCAGCCCCATCATCGCCAACAGCATCAACACCAGCCCGATCCACACCAACAGCATCAACCCCAGCCCCATCATCAACCCTATCAACAACCCCATCACCAACACCAACCGgtcatgcagcagcagcagcagcagcagcagcagcagcagcagcagcagcagcagcagcagcagcagcagcagcagggtaACGCCCAACAGCTTCAGTATATCCAG TACCAGCAGGccctgctccagcagcagcatcatatGATGTATCAGCAGCCTGCGTACCAGCAGCAGGtagcccaggcccaggcccaggcccaggcccaggcccaggcccaggcccaggcccaggcccaggcccaggcccaggcccaggcccaggcccaggcccaggcccagtaCGCCTCCATG TTCTACCAGTACCAGCAGGCcttcctccagcagcagcagcttcatcaccaccatcatcatcatccacagCACCTCCCCTATCACACCACCCCCCTGGACACCTAccctccccccatcaccacAGGGAGGCCACTGGGGGGGACATCCACTAACCCAAG AAACCCTGTCATCGGCACAGGCGGCATAACCCCGCCCTCTCAAGGTGTAACTCCGCCCTCTCAGGGCATGGGCCAGCTCTCCCATGGGGTGACTCCGCCCTGCCATACGGTGTCCTCGTCCCCTCAGAGCAgcatggctccgccccctcctgaTATGTCTGGCTGGAACCCGTTTGGAGAAGATAACTTCTCCAAACTGACCGAGGAGGAGCTTCTAGACCGCGAGTTCGATCTCCTCCGAGCCA AGAACCCGGTGGCCAGAGTCTCCAGCGTggaggtggaccggcccactggTGGCGCTAAGCTCTCCCCCCCTGAGGATGTGTTCGGCTCGGTGTTGTTCGTAGCCCCAG CGAGGGACCCCCCTGGGGAGGACCTGGCAATCGAcgccccctctccacctcccacaGAGGAGGTCCCTCCTGccatgaaggagcaggaggcctcaGAGAGGAGAAGCGGGGAGGAGTCGGATAGTGACTGTGAATCAGACCCTCCTTCCTCTAAGAgcagtgaggaggtggaggtggaagaggaggcggaggggctgagcgaggaagaggagcagcaggaggagttgctgggacagcgccccctgctCATGGATTCTGAGGAGGAGCCTTACGAAGGAGAGAAGCCCAGGGGCTCTGTGGACGTGTTCGGGGCCGCCCCGTTCCCTCCGGCCCCCTGTGGGCTTGGCGCGGACGACCTGGACGTCTTCACCAGAGCTCCGTTCAGCAGGAACGTCTCCAGGTCCTCTCCGCCCACCTCCCCCGGGGCCCCGCCCACTCCTAGTGAATCCCTTCCCGCCTCACATGAGGCCCCTCCCTTTTCAGTTGAAGCCTCGCCCACACCCTCAGAAGTCCCGCCCACCTTGTATGAAGCTCTGCCCGCTTCCTGTGAAGCTCCACCCATGCCACCTGAAATTGTGGACATGTTTGGATTCTCTCCTTTCACACCTGGGGGCCCCAGCTCCACCAGGGACATGGAGGAGGCGCAGCAGGGGGTGACCAGACTGTCATGGCGGCAGAGAAAGACCAAACAGGAGGCGGGGGTGGGGAAGCGGCATCGCCGGACCACCAAGCCGCCGTCGCTCCGCACACCGGAGCGAAGCCGAAGacttaggaggggggggggggggggctgcacccAGCTCCTTGGCTCCTCCCACTCCAAGGAAAACATTgccgtcaccatggcaaccaaagCAGAGAAGGGGAACATGGAGGAGTCTGCGCTGCTGGACCCATTCGGAGCCCGACCTTTCCACACCCAGACCCCGTGGACCTCCCCAGGGGCCCCTGGAGGCCCCCGGTCCCCTGAAGGCTCTGGGTACCctgaggatggagaggggatgGATGACTTTGGGGCCACCAGTTTGAGGGACGGTATGAATGACTTCGGGGCCCCTAGGTATAGGGAGGGTATGGATGACTTCGGGGCCCCTAGGGAGGGTATGGATGACTATGGGGCCACTAGGCAGAGGGAGGGTATGGATGACTTTGGGGCCCCCAAGCAGAGGGAGGGTATGGATGACTTTGGGGCCCCCAAGCAGAGGGAGGGTATGGATGACTTCGGGGCCCCTAGGCAGAGGGAGGGTATGGATGACTTTGGGGCCCCTAGGCAGAGGGAGGGTATGGATGACTTTGGAGCCCCTAGGCAGAGGGAGGGTATGGATGACTTTGGAGCCCCTAGGCAGATGGAGGGTATGGATGACTTTGGGGCCCCTAGGCAGAGGGAGGGTATGGATGACTTTGGAGCCCCTAGGCAGATGGAGGGTATGGATGACTTTGGGGCCCCTAGGCAGAGGGAGGGTATGGATGACTTAGGGGCCCCTAGGGAGGGTATGGATGACTTAGGGGCCACTAGGCAGAGGGAGGGTATGGATGACTTTGGGGCCTCTAGGGAGGGTATGGATGACTTTGGAGCGGTGCCCTTCACTGAGCTGGTGGACGGCCCCCAGCAAGGGGACCTGGACCCCTTTGGAGCGGCGCCTTTTCCATCCaaaccatga